In Niallia sp. FSL W8-0635, one genomic interval encodes:
- a CDS encoding HpcH/HpaI aldolase/citrate lyase family protein, whose product MKLFSDLNEKQKERLFFKLPEEVFSTSEKEVLSYALASTLYMPATRPNIFQDLLTKKHSALTSMVICLEDSIGDHEVDIAERKLVEELTNIYQALEDSVLIKSELPLIFIRIRSVAQFLNLMDLLGEKKDLLTGIVIPKFEAVEGEVILKELAKYNVLGYSLYAMPILETKKIIEKETRMDELLSIKKVLDNYKHLILNVRIGATDFCGLYGIRRNAETTVYDVAIIRDCISDIVNVFTRVDSAYVVSGPVWEYFTTKERVLIPQLRETPFRKRYGKAGMNMRTQLIDKHMDGLIREVMMDITNGLTGKTIIHPTHIKPVQALNVVSYEEYLDACNIIESNNGEIGVVKSSFSNKMNEIKPHLYWAQKIILKSKVYGVFHEGFTYIDLLKQENFITNHS is encoded by the coding sequence ATGAAATTATTTTCTGACTTAAATGAAAAACAAAAGGAACGTCTTTTCTTTAAATTACCAGAAGAGGTGTTTAGTACTTCGGAAAAGGAAGTATTATCCTATGCACTTGCTTCAACTTTATATATGCCTGCAACAAGGCCGAATATTTTTCAGGATTTATTAACAAAAAAACACTCCGCTTTAACATCTATGGTAATTTGTTTAGAGGACTCTATCGGCGATCATGAGGTGGATATAGCAGAACGTAAATTAGTTGAGGAGTTAACAAACATTTATCAAGCCTTAGAGGATAGTGTGCTAATTAAAAGTGAATTACCGTTGATTTTTATTAGAATCCGCTCAGTCGCTCAGTTTTTAAACCTTATGGATTTACTAGGGGAAAAAAAGGATTTATTAACCGGTATCGTCATACCGAAATTTGAAGCTGTAGAGGGAGAGGTTATTTTAAAGGAACTAGCAAAATATAATGTGCTTGGTTATTCGTTATATGCGATGCCAATTTTAGAAACAAAAAAAATAATTGAAAAAGAAACTAGAATGGATGAACTCCTTTCTATTAAGAAAGTGTTAGATAATTATAAGCATCTTATTTTGAATGTCCGAATTGGTGCAACCGATTTTTGTGGATTATATGGCATTCGTAGAAACGCAGAAACGACTGTATATGATGTTGCTATTATTCGAGATTGTATATCAGATATTGTAAACGTATTTACACGAGTTGATAGTGCCTATGTTGTTTCTGGTCCTGTTTGGGAATACTTTACAACGAAAGAAAGAGTTCTAATTCCACAATTAAGAGAGACACCTTTCCGCAAACGATATGGGAAAGCTGGAATGAATATGAGAACACAGTTAATCGATAAACATATGGATGGGTTAATAAGAGAAGTGATGATGGATATTACGAATGGCTTAACAGGAAAGACAATTATTCATCCAACACATATCAAACCAGTACAAGCATTAAATGTGGTTTCCTATGAGGAGTATTTAGATGCTTGTAATATTATTGAAAGTAATAATGGAGAGATTGGTGTAGTAAAAAGTAGTTTTTCAAATAAAATGAACGAAATTAAGCCACATCTGTATTGGGCGCAGAAAATTATTTTAAAATCAAAGGTTTACGGGGTGTTTCATGAAGGATTTACATACATTGACTTACTTAAACAAGAAAATTTCATTACCAATCATTCATAA
- a CDS encoding class I SAM-dependent methyltransferase, giving the protein MIVTTAGRTNNEMQFLAKRIAEEFHCKFIERQKESIESLKIQYETDILIIGKNRYEFYSIDTTQPFFFHPNSAAFRIKRLIKQEHDPFIEATNLEEGKSFLDCTLGLSSDSIVASYVVGNAGYVEGLEVNNVIAYLVKIGLKEWETGHSDIDEAMRRITVKHTNALDDLIHKEDNSIDCIYFDPMFEENVLSNGIHPLKRLAHYEDLTDEIINHAKRVAKDRVVLKDHFRSTRFERFQFEQVKRKTAKFHYGIWLKKE; this is encoded by the coding sequence ATGATTGTAACTACCGCGGGTAGAACAAACAATGAAATGCAATTTCTCGCAAAAAGAATTGCAGAAGAGTTTCATTGTAAATTTATAGAACGACAAAAAGAATCAATTGAATCTTTAAAAATTCAGTATGAAACAGATATTCTTATTATTGGAAAAAATCGATATGAATTTTATTCAATAGATACAACCCAACCATTCTTTTTTCATCCGAATTCTGCTGCTTTCCGTATAAAAAGACTCATTAAACAGGAACATGATCCATTTATCGAAGCGACCAATTTAGAAGAGGGCAAGAGCTTTTTAGATTGTACTTTAGGTCTTTCATCTGATAGTATCGTTGCGAGTTATGTTGTAGGGAATGCTGGATACGTTGAGGGATTGGAAGTAAATAATGTCATTGCTTATTTGGTTAAAATTGGTTTAAAAGAATGGGAGACAGGCCATTCTGACATTGATGAAGCGATGCGTAGAATTACAGTCAAGCATACAAATGCACTAGATGATCTTATTCACAAAGAAGATAATAGTATAGATTGTATTTATTTCGACCCAATGTTTGAAGAGAACGTTTTATCAAATGGAATACATCCATTAAAAAGATTAGCACATTATGAGGATTTGACAGACGAAATAATTAATCATGCAAAGCGGGTTGCAAAAGATAGAGTTGTATTGAAAGATCATTTTAGAAGTACTAGATTTGAGCGATTCCAATTTGAACAGGTAAAACGTAAAACTGCAAAATTTCATTATGGGATATGGCTAAAAAAAGAATAA
- a CDS encoding phosphoribosyltransferase family protein gives MKDLHTLTYLNKKISLPIIHNLQMDIVVEENPFNLPLEDFFRMAARINKKRAFLFVSKLLGKHLPIAPKKGLLTGFMLATRYEEIITGTISPQREDLMAVYRDLDLPFFDKPFISNEQANPIIIGFAETATALGHSFFRAFEQAVFFHTTRENVNELVPIITFEEEHSHATSHRCYVEEDILDNSREIILVDDELTTGKTAINIIRDIHKKYPRDKYTVVSILDWRSEKWQLEMESLEQELQITIQVVSLLKGSFELIGVPINLVSQTEIAEADGMKPLLEYISLENYVKNRIVPIISSSLAGSRNEYGYLKDTGRFGIRIDEVTDDWIRQAADELKKKRVGTTLCIGTGEFMYIPMKLASYMGENIYYQSTTRSPIYPNDEEHYGAKNAFCFSNPEDLDIAHYLYNIKANQYDDIFLFFERKVSGERLTELLAELTAVQVKKINIVYCSGR, from the coding sequence ATGAAGGATTTACATACATTGACTTACTTAAACAAGAAAATTTCATTACCAATCATTCATAATTTACAGATGGACATTGTCGTCGAAGAAAATCCATTTAATCTTCCGCTAGAAGATTTCTTTAGAATGGCTGCACGAATCAATAAGAAGCGGGCTTTTTTATTTGTTAGTAAGCTATTAGGAAAACATTTGCCGATTGCACCAAAAAAAGGTCTACTCACTGGATTTATGCTGGCAACACGATATGAAGAAATTATTACAGGCACAATATCCCCACAAAGAGAGGATTTAATGGCTGTTTATCGTGATTTAGATTTACCTTTTTTTGATAAGCCGTTTATTTCTAATGAACAAGCAAATCCTATTATTATTGGTTTTGCAGAAACTGCAACGGCATTAGGTCATTCTTTTTTTCGAGCATTTGAACAGGCTGTTTTTTTTCACACGACTAGAGAAAATGTAAATGAGCTAGTTCCAATCATTACATTTGAAGAAGAGCATTCTCATGCAACTTCTCATCGCTGTTATGTAGAGGAGGACATTCTCGATAATTCTCGAGAAATTATTCTGGTCGATGATGAACTAACAACAGGGAAAACAGCCATAAATATTATCCGGGATATTCATAAGAAATATCCAAGAGACAAATATACAGTTGTATCCATTCTAGATTGGCGCTCAGAAAAATGGCAGCTAGAGATGGAATCCCTAGAACAAGAATTACAAATAACGATTCAAGTCGTCTCTTTACTTAAAGGAAGCTTTGAACTTATCGGTGTTCCAATTAATCTAGTTTCACAAACAGAGATTGCTGAAGCAGATGGGATGAAACCGCTACTTGAATATATAAGTCTTGAAAATTATGTGAAAAATAGAATTGTCCCCATAATTTCCAGTAGTTTAGCAGGCAGTCGAAATGAATATGGGTATTTAAAGGATACAGGTAGGTTTGGCATCCGTATAGATGAGGTGACAGACGATTGGATCAGACAAGCAGCAGATGAGCTGAAGAAAAAGCGTGTTGGAACTACTCTTTGTATTGGTACGGGGGAATTTATGTATATTCCAATGAAGCTAGCAAGCTATATGGGAGAAAATATATATTATCAATCAACGACTAGAAGCCCAATTTATCCAAATGATGAAGAGCATTATGGGGCTAAAAACGCATTCTGTTTTTCAAATCCAGAAGATTTGGATATTGCCCATTACCTATACAATATTAAAGCTAATCAATACGATGATATCTTTTTATTTTTTGAGAGAAAAGTAAGTGGGGAAAGATTAACGGAGTTGCTGGCTGAATTGACAGCTGTTCAAGTGAAAAAAATAAATATTGTATACTGTAGCGGGAGGTAA
- a CDS encoding ABC-F family ATP-binding cassette domain-containing protein gives MKSILIENVTKTYGEKKLFENISFSISEKERVGLIGINGTGKSSLLKIVAGIDIADEGSINAPKDYQIAYSAQSPELDPELTVLNQVYAGDAPVLTLIKEYEAMLIQINNDSENKKLHEKLFELQKRMDALNGWEVHTNAKTVLMKLGIEHFYKKIGELSGGQKKRVALAQVLIQEPDLLILDEPTNHLDFEAVKWLEDYLSRYTGALLLVTHDRYFLDRVTNRMFELDGGNLYSYKGNYGDFLQAKAVREENEVATIEKQQNLFRRELEWIRRGAKARSTKQKARIQRFDVLDDKLANVKSKDKLDISLKGSRLGKQVFELVDASKHFKDKIILNEFNLLVKPGDRIGVIGKNGTGKSTFLNVLAGKQSLDSGERIVGQTVKVAYYTQENEDMDISKRMIEFLKETAEVIEASDGKVITAAQMLERFLFPLHTHGTIIGKLSGGERRRLYLLKILMGEPNVLLLDEPTNDLDTQTLMVLEDYLEDFNGVVITVSHDRYFLDKVAEQLLILKGNGVVDTYYGNYSEYLEVERKEEQETKEKMEAFVTKKESKEKKIKLSYNEQREWATIDQDIENVEERLGSIETELVESGSDFEKAAKLMKEQEELNEKLEYLIERWSYLSEIADQS, from the coding sequence ATGAAAAGTATTTTAATTGAAAATGTAACAAAAACATATGGAGAGAAAAAACTATTTGAAAATATATCCTTTTCTATAAGTGAAAAGGAACGCGTTGGATTAATCGGAATTAATGGTACAGGAAAATCATCTTTATTAAAAATTGTTGCTGGAATTGATATTGCAGACGAAGGCAGCATTAATGCACCAAAAGATTATCAGATTGCCTATTCTGCACAAAGTCCTGAATTAGACCCTGAGCTTACTGTATTGAATCAAGTGTATGCAGGAGATGCACCAGTATTAACGCTAATTAAAGAATATGAAGCAATGTTAATCCAAATCAACAATGATTCAGAAAACAAAAAGCTTCATGAAAAGCTTTTTGAACTACAAAAAAGAATGGATGCTTTAAATGGCTGGGAAGTTCATACAAATGCAAAGACTGTTTTAATGAAGTTGGGAATTGAGCATTTTTATAAGAAAATTGGCGAATTGTCGGGGGGACAAAAGAAACGAGTGGCATTAGCACAAGTTCTCATTCAAGAGCCGGATTTACTTATATTAGATGAACCAACAAACCACCTTGATTTTGAGGCTGTAAAATGGTTGGAGGATTATTTAAGTAGATACACTGGTGCGCTATTATTAGTAACCCATGATCGTTATTTCTTAGATCGTGTAACGAACAGAATGTTTGAACTTGATGGGGGAAATCTTTATAGCTATAAAGGAAACTATGGAGATTTCTTGCAGGCTAAAGCCGTTCGAGAAGAAAATGAAGTAGCAACGATTGAAAAGCAGCAGAATCTATTTCGCAGAGAATTAGAGTGGATTAGAAGAGGTGCAAAGGCACGTTCCACAAAACAAAAAGCAAGAATTCAACGCTTTGATGTTTTAGACGATAAATTAGCGAATGTAAAGTCAAAAGACAAACTAGATATATCGTTAAAAGGGAGCAGATTAGGAAAACAAGTCTTTGAATTGGTTGATGCGAGCAAGCATTTCAAAGATAAAATTATTTTAAATGAATTTAATTTACTTGTAAAACCTGGAGATAGAATTGGGGTAATTGGTAAAAATGGAACAGGAAAATCAACCTTCTTAAATGTACTTGCCGGGAAGCAGTCACTTGATTCTGGTGAAAGAATTGTTGGTCAGACCGTAAAAGTTGCCTACTATACACAAGAAAACGAAGATATGGATATTTCCAAAAGAATGATTGAATTTTTAAAAGAAACAGCAGAAGTAATCGAGGCATCTGATGGAAAGGTCATTACGGCTGCACAAATGCTGGAAAGATTCTTATTCCCACTTCATACTCATGGAACGATAATTGGAAAGCTTTCTGGAGGAGAAAGAAGAAGACTTTATCTACTCAAGATTCTAATGGGAGAACCAAACGTGCTTTTATTGGATGAGCCAACCAATGATTTGGACACACAAACATTAATGGTTCTAGAAGACTACTTAGAAGACTTTAATGGAGTTGTAATTACCGTATCTCATGATCGCTATTTTTTAGATAAAGTAGCTGAACAACTATTGATTTTAAAGGGAAATGGAGTAGTTGACACTTATTATGGCAATTATAGTGAATATTTAGAGGTTGAACGAAAAGAAGAGCAAGAAACAAAAGAGAAAATGGAAGCATTTGTTACAAAAAAAGAATCAAAAGAGAAGAAGATAAAGCTTAGCTACAATGAACAAAGAGAATGGGCAACAATCGACCAGGACATTGAAAATGTAGAAGAAAGACTTGGAAGCATTGAAACAGAATTAGTAGAGTCGGGTAGTGATTTTGAAAAAGCAGCTAAATTAATGAAAGAACAAGAAGAATTAAATGAGAAACTAGAATACCTCATTGAGCGATGGAGCTACTTATCGGAGATAGCAGATCAGTCATAA
- a CDS encoding BrxA/BrxB family bacilliredoxin → MSMAYDEYMKQVVKPMRAELTQAGFAELLTEEAVEQFIETNKGTSLVVVNSVCGCAAGLARPAATQAVLASEKKPDQLVTVFAGQDKEATAKMREFFGDIEPSSPSMALIKDNKVVHFIPRYDIEGNSMEAIMENLVSAFEQYC, encoded by the coding sequence ATGTCAATGGCATATGATGAATACATGAAGCAAGTGGTAAAACCAATGAGAGCTGAATTAACGCAAGCAGGCTTTGCTGAATTACTAACGGAAGAAGCGGTTGAACAATTTATTGAAACAAATAAAGGCACTTCCTTAGTGGTTGTTAATTCCGTTTGCGGTTGTGCAGCAGGATTAGCAAGACCAGCTGCTACACAAGCGGTGCTTGCATCTGAAAAAAAACCAGACCAATTAGTAACAGTATTCGCAGGTCAAGATAAAGAAGCAACAGCAAAAATGCGCGAATTCTTTGGCGATATAGAGCCATCGTCTCCATCAATGGCACTAATTAAAGACAATAAAGTTGTTCACTTTATTCCTCGTTACGATATTGAAGGAAATTCTATGGAAGCAATTATGGAAAATCTAGTATCTGCTTTTGAACAATATTGCTAA
- a CDS encoding conserved virulence factor C family protein, which yields MRIISIEPTPSPNTMKINLDQELPMGKSNNYKEDNLSEAPELIQNILSIEGIKGVYHVADFLAVERNARFDWKELLSKVRNVFGENEETQDSQEINEHYGEIKVQVQMYKSIPMQIKLSDGNEERRFGLPESFIQAVSAVRTPEDNVVMTRKWKDYGVRYGEFDEIGNVMIEELVAAYPQERIDVIIHHAKNPQTEASGKAVRVKSKLTFADLEHPDWKVRYQKLEQSEDPTVEDIPALTKALDDEKPSIRRLATVYLGMIEDTAVLPSLYKALKDKTVTVRRTAGDCLSDLGFPEAMEEMMEALEDKSKIVRWRAAMFLYEVGDERALKALKAHEDDPEFEVSLQIKLAIERIELGEEAKGSVWKQMTEARK from the coding sequence ATGAGAATTATTTCGATTGAACCAACACCAAGTCCAAATACAATGAAAATTAATTTAGACCAAGAGTTGCCAATGGGAAAGAGCAATAACTATAAGGAAGATAATTTGTCAGAAGCGCCGGAATTAATTCAAAATATCCTTTCCATTGAAGGAATTAAAGGGGTTTATCATGTAGCCGATTTTTTAGCAGTGGAAAGAAATGCACGCTTTGATTGGAAGGAATTACTTTCAAAAGTACGCAATGTCTTTGGTGAAAACGAAGAAACACAGGATTCTCAAGAAATTAATGAGCATTATGGTGAAATTAAAGTCCAAGTTCAAATGTATAAAAGTATACCAATGCAAATTAAATTATCGGATGGGAACGAAGAAAGAAGATTTGGATTACCTGAATCATTTATTCAAGCTGTTTCAGCAGTTCGTACTCCTGAAGACAATGTGGTGATGACAAGAAAATGGAAAGATTATGGCGTACGATATGGCGAATTTGATGAAATTGGTAATGTTATGATTGAAGAACTCGTTGCTGCGTATCCACAAGAACGAATCGATGTAATTATTCACCATGCTAAAAATCCTCAAACGGAAGCAAGCGGAAAAGCTGTACGAGTGAAAAGTAAACTAACTTTTGCTGATTTAGAGCATCCTGATTGGAAAGTACGATACCAAAAACTAGAGCAGAGCGAAGATCCTACAGTAGAAGATATTCCAGCTTTAACGAAAGCACTTGATGATGAAAAGCCATCTATTCGCAGACTTGCAACTGTTTATCTTGGAATGATAGAAGATACTGCTGTTCTACCTTCCTTGTATAAAGCGTTGAAGGATAAAACAGTAACAGTAAGACGTACAGCAGGAGACTGCCTATCAGATTTAGGATTTCCAGAAGCAATGGAAGAAATGATGGAAGCATTAGAGGATAAAAGTAAGATTGTTCGATGGAGAGCAGCAATGTTTTTATATGAAGTGGGAGATGAAAGAGCACTTAAAGCATTGAAGGCACATGAAGATGATCCAGAATTTGAAGTAAGCCTTCAAATAAAGTTGGCAATTGAACGGATAGAATTAGGAGAAGAAGCTAAGGGATCAGTATGGAAACAGATGACCGAAGCGAGAAAATAA
- a CDS encoding TerD family protein, producing the protein MAISLSKGQKVDLTKGNPGLSKVIIGLGWDVNKYDGGKDFDLDASVFLLGENGKVTNDADFVFYNNPSGGNGSIVHSGDNRTGAGDGDDEQIIVELKEIPANIQRVAFTITIHDGEGRNQNFGQVSNSYVRILNEETNEELIRYDLGEDFSIETALVVGELYRHNNEWKFSAIGSGYQGGLAALATDFGLQVG; encoded by the coding sequence ATGGCAATTAGTTTATCTAAAGGACAAAAAGTAGATTTAACAAAAGGAAATCCTGGTTTATCAAAAGTAATTATTGGTTTAGGCTGGGATGTAAATAAGTATGATGGTGGAAAAGATTTTGATTTAGATGCATCTGTATTCTTACTTGGAGAAAATGGAAAAGTAACAAATGATGCTGATTTCGTATTCTACAATAATCCATCGGGTGGAAATGGTTCTATTGTCCATTCTGGAGATAATCGCACAGGAGCAGGCGATGGAGATGATGAACAAATCATCGTTGAATTAAAAGAAATTCCTGCTAACATTCAGCGTGTTGCCTTTACCATTACCATTCATGATGGAGAAGGAAGAAATCAAAATTTCGGACAAGTTTCTAATTCTTATGTCCGCATTTTAAATGAAGAAACAAATGAAGAGTTAATTCGTTACGATTTAGGAGAGGATTTCTCCATTGAAACAGCTTTAGTGGTAGGAGAATTATATCGTCATAATAATGAATGGAAATTTAGTGCTATTGGCAGTGGGTACCAAGGTGGTTTAGCTGCATTAGCAACTGACTTTGGCCTGCAAGTTGGCTAA
- a CDS encoding YpjP family protein: protein MPNWIRKSLVVFVSILTFGLVSPSPSTFLNNNSDNDKKPIDEREMPYARESIEEAILTDSKEEIFSREDFISKIIKKAEEQSYLKFGTKIKPVIEDEFRLVVLPNMEKAISEVTSIFPEEELSYLTVTELPASGTSERIFHITRQNEDIIRFHVRRDRPPQEGYYFNFHYHTYHDQFQTHYTLGEIYWDKNTPPKWMS, encoded by the coding sequence ATGCCTAATTGGATTCGTAAAAGCCTCGTTGTATTTGTTTCTATTTTAACTTTTGGTCTTGTTTCTCCATCGCCATCAACCTTTTTAAATAATAACAGCGATAATGACAAAAAACCAATTGATGAAAGAGAAATGCCTTATGCTAGAGAAAGTATAGAAGAAGCTATACTGACGGATAGTAAAGAGGAAATCTTCTCGAGAGAAGATTTTATTAGTAAAATCATTAAGAAAGCAGAAGAGCAGAGTTATTTGAAATTTGGAACGAAAATTAAACCAGTCATTGAAGATGAATTTCGTCTAGTCGTTCTTCCGAATATGGAAAAAGCGATTAGTGAAGTGACTAGTATTTTTCCTGAAGAGGAGTTAAGTTATTTGACTGTGACCGAGCTTCCTGCATCAGGAACTAGTGAAAGAATATTTCATATAACAAGGCAAAACGAGGACATCATCCGCTTTCATGTAAGAAGGGACCGTCCCCCACAGGAAGGATACTATTTTAACTTCCATTATCATACGTATCATGATCAATTCCAAACTCATTATACACTAGGAGAAATTTATTGGGATAAAAATACTCCGCCGAAGTGGATGAGCTAA
- a CDS encoding HD domain-containing protein yields MEKDASGHDWYHVNRVRKMALFLSEKEGVGYSRTIELAALLHDIADEKLNISKEMGQQKLATILDSVSIEKQEQEQILAIISSVGFKGGNGIPPNSLEAKIVQDADRLDAIGALGIARTFAYGGSAGTPIYDPSLQIRDKMTEEEYRNNNSSSIHHFYEKLLKIKNLLHTDSAKEIAEARHQFMESFLQEFYKEWNVQDEKYFN; encoded by the coding sequence ATGGAAAAAGATGCGAGTGGGCATGATTGGTATCATGTGAATAGAGTTCGGAAAATGGCTTTGTTTCTTTCAGAGAAAGAGGGAGTTGGCTATTCCAGAACGATAGAGCTTGCGGCATTATTGCATGATATTGCGGATGAAAAATTAAATATATCAAAAGAAATGGGCCAACAGAAGTTAGCTACAATTCTCGATAGTGTTTCAATAGAAAAACAAGAACAAGAACAGATTTTAGCAATCATTTCTTCGGTTGGTTTTAAAGGAGGAAATGGAATTCCCCCTAACAGTCTAGAAGCAAAAATAGTCCAAGATGCAGATCGATTAGATGCAATTGGTGCACTAGGTATTGCAAGAACATTTGCATATGGAGGAAGTGCTGGAACCCCTATTTATGATCCATCCTTACAAATAAGAGACAAGATGACAGAAGAAGAATATCGAAATAATAACTCTTCCTCTATTCACCATTTCTATGAGAAACTATTGAAAATAAAAAACCTTTTACATACTGACAGTGCCAAGGAAATTGCAGAAGCAAGGCATCAATTTATGGAGAGTTTTCTACAAGAATTTTATAAAGAATGGAATGTACAAGATGAAAAGTATTTTAATTGA
- a CDS encoding amidohydrolase family protein, whose translation MKIIDAHIHYSNIDTFKDTAKNLSFVDYSFEGIKKEMNDANIVLAIGMGVTETPEMGFPDYHAKTPMGLDLDADLPENVVYCAGINPYDMDTSALERLEKEIQKPNVVGMKIYLGYYPFYAYDDVYETVYQLAEKYHLPVVFHTGDTYSERGLLKYSHPLAIDEVAVKHRKVNFMMAHFGDPWTLTGAEIIYKNSNVFADLSGLIVGTKKELEEAQEGIFLNHLRHALVFSHSYDKLLFGTDWPLAPFGPYVEFIKSLIPESHHEDVFYRTALKVFPKIKPFLIEE comes from the coding sequence ATGAAAATAATTGATGCACATATTCATTATTCGAATATAGACACATTCAAAGATACTGCTAAAAATCTTTCCTTTGTTGATTATAGTTTCGAAGGAATAAAAAAAGAAATGAACGACGCAAATATTGTCCTTGCAATTGGAATGGGTGTTACAGAAACTCCGGAGATGGGTTTTCCTGATTATCATGCCAAAACGCCAATGGGGCTTGATTTGGATGCAGATCTTCCTGAAAATGTTGTCTATTGTGCTGGAATAAATCCATATGATATGGATACGTCAGCCTTAGAACGATTAGAAAAGGAAATACAAAAGCCAAATGTTGTTGGAATGAAAATCTACTTAGGCTATTATCCCTTTTATGCTTATGATGACGTGTATGAAACCGTTTATCAGCTTGCGGAAAAATATCATTTGCCTGTTGTTTTTCACACTGGAGATACGTATTCTGAAAGAGGACTCTTAAAATACAGTCATCCTCTAGCAATTGATGAAGTGGCAGTAAAACATCGTAAGGTGAATTTTATGATGGCGCATTTTGGGGATCCATGGACGCTAACTGGTGCCGAAATTATTTATAAAAATTCGAATGTATTTGCAGATTTATCCGGTTTAATCGTTGGAACAAAAAAAGAGCTCGAAGAGGCACAGGAAGGAATTTTCCTCAATCATTTACGTCATGCTTTAGTTTTTTCTCATTCTTATGATAAATTACTATTCGGTACAGATTGGCCATTAGCGCCATTCGGTCCTTATGTAGAGTTTATTAAGAGTCTTATTCCAGAAAGCCATCATGAAGATGTGTTTTATCGGACTGCGCTAAAAGTATTCCCGAAAATAAAGCCATTTTTAATCGAAGAATAG
- a CDS encoding TerC family protein: MGIFETIIDTYAQFFNWEMWGEVLTDPVSWGYIGTLVILEGLLSADNALVLAVMVKHLPPEQRRKALFYGLLGAYIFRFIAIGIGVYLIEFSWVKVLGAAYLAYLAIKYFMDRRKAANQTEVEEEENKGINKNGILIRTFGLFWGTVISVELMDIAFSVDSVLAAFGVSNQVWVLLLGGILGVLMMRGVAGVFLKLIDRIPELEATAYILILIIAVKMLLGVFDIHIEHVYFFGLLVIAFGATFIVHLRNKKKAEQQGEA; this comes from the coding sequence ATGGGAATATTTGAGACGATTATTGATACATATGCCCAGTTTTTTAATTGGGAAATGTGGGGAGAAGTATTAACTGATCCTGTAAGTTGGGGTTATATTGGAACACTAGTAATATTAGAAGGCTTATTATCTGCGGATAATGCATTGGTGCTTGCTGTAATGGTTAAGCATCTACCACCAGAGCAAAGAAGAAAAGCGTTGTTCTATGGGCTATTAGGTGCATATATATTCCGCTTTATAGCTATCGGTATCGGTGTTTATTTAATCGAATTCTCATGGGTGAAAGTACTTGGAGCGGCATATTTAGCATATCTAGCTATTAAGTATTTCATGGATAGAAGAAAAGCAGCAAATCAAACAGAAGTGGAAGAGGAAGAGAATAAAGGTATTAATAAAAATGGAATTCTGATCCGTACATTTGGTCTGTTTTGGGGAACAGTAATTTCTGTTGAATTAATGGATATTGCCTTTTCTGTAGACAGTGTTTTAGCAGCATTCGGTGTAAGCAATCAAGTATGGGTATTATTACTTGGTGGTATACTCGGCGTCCTTATGATGCGTGGTGTTGCAGGTGTTTTCCTTAAGTTAATTGATAGAATTCCAGAGCTAGAAGCGACTGCATATATCCTAATCTTAATTATTGCTGTTAAGATGCTACTAGGTGTTTTCGATATTCATATCGAACATGTGTATTTCTTTGGATTATTAGTCATAGCGTTTGGAGCAACCTTTATTGTACACTTGAGAAATAAGAAGAAAGCTGAGCAACAGGGCGAAGCTTAA